The DNA segment AAAGATCTTACTTGGGCTGATTCTGGCTTTGTTTGAAATgggcggccgggcgtggtggctcacacctgtaatcccagcactatgggaggctgaggcaggtggatcacctgaggtcagcagtgtttgagatcagcttgactaacatggtgaaaccccatctctactaaaaatataaaacttagacaggcgtggtggtgcgcacctgtaatcccagctacttgggaggctgaggcagaagaatcacttgaacctgggaggcggaggttgcagtgagccaagatcgcaccattgcactccagcctgggcgatgagcaaaattcagtctcaaataaatatataaacacatacatacacacattacatacatacatacatacattaaaGAAATGTTGGAAGCCCCAGCTGCATGGGACCACCTTCTTACAGAGCAACAGCGAGCAGCAGCTGCACTGCAGCCACACTCTCCCCAGGGCCTATTTTTTCCACAGTCCCCAGCACTCCCTCTTATCTCACACCAGGCCAGCTTCACTCATGTGACTTTCTTGGCCTCATTAGGCCTTTGAGTTTGAGATTTTTGTCTGTCCCAAACACCTAATATATAAAGCGGTtatgctcatgcctgtaatcccagcactttaggaggacgaggcaggtagatgacttgaacccaagagtttgagaccagcctgggcaacatggcaaaactctgtctctacacaaaatacaaaaattagttgggcgtggaggcacgcgcctgtaatcctagctactcgggagactgaggcgggaggattgcttgagcctgggaagtagagggtgcggtgagccttgattgtgctactggactccagcctaagtgagggaccctgtctcaaaaaagaacagtttaaaccaatttttaaattagttttataaaataatgtagtCTGGCTGAAGCGAAATGTGGGTGGAGCATCGGCAGGCCtgatatttctctttctcctatcATTGTTGTCCCAGGTGCTTCACAGAACCCCAAGACTCTGGAGAAACACAATTTGGAAAGTGTGGActtgagttcttgtcctgtgcgGACTGGGACACAGTGAACGGCAGCTTCATAGTCTGGGTGGGGAAGGGGACCCTCCTTTTCCCTCCAGCAGCATTTGGAGTCCTGTGTCACATGCTCCGGGATCcacagttctttttttgtttgtttgttttgttttgagacgcagtctcattctgtcacccaggctggagtgcagtggtgaaatcttggctcactgcaacctctgtcttccgggttcaaaggatcctcctgcctcagcctcccaagtagctgggattacaggtacacattaccacgcctggctaatttttgtattttttggtacagatggaggtttcaccatgttggccaggctagtgttgaactcctggcctcatgtgatccacccgcttcagcttcccaaagtgttgggactacaggtatgagccaccgcgcctggcctaatccACACTTCTGAAGGGTATCAAGTAGGATGGGGGAGGGACCTCTGTGAACCTTCGCTGCTCCCCAGAGaagtcctggacattttttttttgagaccaagtctcactctgttgcccaagctggagtacagtggcacgatttcagctcactgcaacctctgcctcctggattcaagggattctcctgcctcagcctcccaagtagctgggactacaggcatgacccaccacgcccggctaatttttgtatttttagcagagatgggctttcaccacgctggccaggctggtttccaactcctgatctcaggtgatccacctgcctcagccttccaaagtgctaggattacaggtgtgagccaccatgcccggccgtccTGGACATCTTTTACGTATTCCCCTAAGACAGCCACCTCCCTACTTCCGCAGGGATGTGAGATCCAGCTGGAATCATTTCTGAGCTAGGATCCTGTTGTCCTGGGTTCTTGTTCCCAAACTGTCCTGGACTCAAGACTCATCAGCCTGGCTTGTCAAATGCAGGTTTCAAAGCCCTTGGATTCTGATTTAAGTAGCTCTGGGTGTGTCTTTGGAATCTATTTCTAACAAAGCACCCGAGGTGCTCTCACACCCAGGCAACTTAGACAAACACTCCTAGCTAGGAGCACAGTCtctttaacttcatttttttttacattttgaataCATAATACGTTCACATGCTTCCAAACACAACAGAGAAAAGTTGTTCTTCAGCTCCTGTTCCCAAGTCCCCAATTCTCCCTGGAGACAACCATCTTTGCCAGTTTTTTGTGTTCAAATCTAGGGACATTTTATACATAAACAAGCACACCctcttcccacttttttttttttttttttgagatggagtcttactctgttgcccaggctggagtgcagcagtgtgatctcggctcggcgtgatcttggctcaccactacctccgcctcctgggttcaagtgattctcctgcctcagcctcccttgtagctgggattataggccagctaaattttgtatttttagtggagacagggtttcaccatgtttttcaggctggtctcgaactccggacctctttttttttttttttttttttttttttgagacggagtctggctctgtcacccaggctggagtgcagtggcgcgatctcggctcactgcaagctccgcctcccgggttcacgccattctcctgcctcagcctcccgagtagctgggactacaggcgcccgccacctcgcccggctagttttttgtattttttagtagagacggggtttcaccgtgttagccaggatggtctcgatctcctgacctcgtgatccgcccgtctcggcctcccaaagtgctgggattacaggcttgagccaccgcgcccggcctcgaactccggacctcttgatccacctgcctcagcctcccaaagtgctaggattacaggcatgagccatcatgcccgttccttacttttttttttaaatggtaaccCTTTATATACACTCTCCTGCATATTTAGAGCAGCTAGACCTAAGTTTAAGCACAGTACTAGCTTGATGACTTGTGATcctccctgaacctcagtttcctcctctaaaATGGCAGGAATAGCAAGACACCTCACTGTTGTTGGGGAGTCCCAGGAGAGAATGCTTGCCGCGAAGCTGTCAGCACAGGGCCTGGAATAGAGTGAGTGCTCCGTATCTGGAAGTTATGATTAGTTGTGCATTCTAGGGTGGCCAGGCGGGGCTTCCCAGTGCCAGAGGTACAGACTGAGAACCACACCCTTGGTGAGGCCACCCACTTATGACTTAGGGGGCAGAGAGAACCTCAGTAAGGTCAGTGGTGTTTATTGAGGCTTTACTATGTGCTATGTGCCTCTTGCTGAGTTCTTAGCTAGAATCGTGGTATTTCAGggtttttcaacctttttttttttttttttttttttttttatatatggtgtgtctcgctgtgtcacccaggctggagtgcaatggcgcgatctcggttcactgcaacctttgcctcccaggttcaagcgattctcctccctcagcctcccaagtagttgggattacaggtgctgattttttttttttttttttttggtagcatgGTGACATTGCACCATGCTTAACAACATCTCTGGTCTTTACTCACTCAATGCCAGTAACCTTCTTCCTGCCTGTTGTGACATCAAAAATGTCatacattgccaaatgtccccaaGAAAGAGTGGGGCTGAGGGGGGACAAAATCCTACCCACAGTTAAAAACCACCGCCTTATCTCATCCTCACAGTAACTAACCACAGTAACCCCAGGTGGCAAGTACTGTTAATGCCCCATATTGCAAGTGAGGAGACCTACAGAACAGTCTGGGTGACATCCCCAAGAAAACACAGCTCCGAGATTCACACCCAGGCAGTGTGACTCCAGAGCTCACCTGCCCATTATGCAAGAGAACATCTGATCTCTCAAGAATGTTGCCCTGTTTggttgggagcagtggctcacacctgtaatcccagcattttgggaggccaaggcgggtagatcacaaggtcaggagatcgagaccatcctggtcaacatggtgaaaccctgtctctactaaaaatacaaaaaattagccgggcatggtggcctgtaatcccagctactcaggaggctgaggcaggataattgcttgaaccagggaggtggaggttgcagtgagctgagattgtgccactgcactctaacctgggtgacagagagactccgtctcagaaaaaaaaaaaaaaaaaaaaaaaaaggccacgctcggtggctcactcctgtaatctcagcactttgggaggccgaggtgggcagatcacaaggtcaggagttcgagaccagcctgaccaacatggtgatacctcatctctactaacaatacaaaaattagctgggtgtggtggtgtgcacccgtaatcccagctactcgggaggctgaggcaggagaattgcttgaacctgggagacagaggttgcagtgagccgagatcgtaccactgcactccagcctgggcaacagagggagactactggaaaaaaaaaaaaaattacctggggaATTTTCTGAAAGCTCAGGCCTCAGCCCGGATGAATTAGATGTGAATCTGTGAATCTCTGGGCATGGGACCTGGGCTTCCACAACTTTGTAACGTTTCCATGGGATTTCAAGGTTGAGAGCCCTGTGTTAGGTTGAGAAATGGTCAGGAAATTTTATAGTCTCAAATCTTGGCAGCCAGTGTGGCAGGATGCAGACCTTCTCTCTGGGTTATCTGGGTTATCTCACAGAGGACctgccatttctttctctttttcttttcctttcttttatatttaaaattttttttgtagagtcagggtcttgctatgttgcctaggctgatctcgaactcctggcctcaagcaatcctcttaccttggcctcccaaagtgctgggattacaggaatgagccgctgcacctggcctaagaCCTGCCCTTACTCCCCCAAGCTAAGCCCAGGCAGCCCAGCCAAGGCAGGTCTTCCCTCTTCTAAACCTGAAACCCCTCCTGAGCCCCGTCGAGTGCCCCATCCTTACTCCATAGGCCCAGGCTTACACCACCTGGTTATTCTTTATTCTCATGCACTCCAGGATGAGATCAGAGAATGAAGAGCgtcttgaggccagcctgggagaGAAGCACCAGCCTTCCTATTGGCAAGGAACGACCCAGTGCTGGGGGGAGTGAGGGGCCCTCTGAGGGTGCCAGGGGCACGCTGGGAGCCGCTGCTAACTCCTCCAGACAGAGCCGCACTGGTCTGAGCGATCAGGTGACGCAGGCTCGAATTTCtcctgaagtgtttttttttttctctgcagggGAGAGGGGGATAGTGGAGCTGGCATTTGAAAGACTCTGTACCAGTGTCCTCTCCTCAAACCCTCACATCGTGCTCAGGAGGGCTTGGACTGGACAAGACCCCACTGGACAGATGTGCAAATGGAGGCTGAAGGCCAACTGCCTTACTCAAGGGTGTTCAGAAGCCAGACCACCTCCTTTCAACCCCGTGCCCAGCCCAGTTATGTGGCCCAGGGTGCAAACAGAAGGTTTCGAGCAGGACTGGAATATACTGGTCTTCagtgaaatgttttttttttgtttgttgtttgtttgtttgagacagagtcttgctcagactggagtgcagtggcacaatctcagctcactgcaacctccacctcccgggttcaaacaattctctgcctcagcctcctgagtagctgggattacaggtggctgcccccacgcctggctaatttttgcatttttaatacagatggggtttcaccatcttggccaagctagtcttgagctcctgacctcgtgatccacccacctcggccttccaaagtgctgggattacaggcgtgagccactgtgcccagcgagttttgtttttttgagacagagtcccattctgtcacccaggctggagtgcagtggtgtgatctcaactcactgcaagatggagacctcccgggttcaagcgattcccctgcctcagcctctcgagtagctgggactacagatgcctgccagcatgcctggctaatttttggtttttttgtttgtttgtttgtttgttttttgagacggagtctggctctgtcacccaggctggagtgcagtggcgcgatctcggctcactgcaagctccgcctcccgggtttaagccattctcctgcctcagcctcccgagtagctgggactacaggcgcccgccacctcgcccggctagtttttttttttttttttttttgagacggagtctcgctctgtcgcccaggctggagtgcagtggcgcgatctcgggtcactgcaagctccgcctcccgggttcacgccattctcctgcctcagcctcccgagtagctgggactacaggcgcccacaaccgcgcccggctaattttttgtatttttagtagagacggggtttcaccgtggtctcgatctcctgaccttgtgatccgcccgcctcggcctcccaaagtgctgggattacaggcgtgagccaccgcgcccggcgtttttttttttttttttgtattttttagtagagacggggtttcaccgtgttagccaggatggtctcgatctcctgacctcgtgatccgcccgtctcggcctcccaaagtgctgggattacaggcttgagccaccgcgcccggcctaatttttgtatttttagtagagacagggtttcaccacgttggccaggctggtcttgaattcctgacctgcagtgatccgcctgccttggcctcccaaagtactgagatcacaggcaagagccaccatggccggccaaAAGGGGTTTTGAAAAGGAAGAGTCAAAAAGGACACCTGGACTGTAGGAGGCAAGAAGCCTGCCCTCTCTGATCTTGCTCCCCCGCTCCCCTACCCCAAGCCCTTTGGAGACCTCGGGAGATCTGTGCATTGTTCCAGGCCCTGGAGCAGCCTCAGCCACATCAGAACGTGGCAGGCGTGCCCACCTCTTACCTGGCATCAATctccttcctctgtcttcttGAACATGGCCAAGGCTTGCGCCAGCACACCATCAGGGTCTAGGATTTTGACCTGGAGGGAAATACCAAGAAGTTGGTTTGGAGAACATGGAGGGCCCAGGCTGCCAGCCTTAACGGGTGCTGCCTGCCTGGTGGGGCGCTGCCAGCCTTATCAGGAGCCACCTCTCTTGCTAGGGATGCCCTGACTGAAAACAAAACCTTGTCTGTTCCCTGTCTGGGCTGGGCTGGCCTGGCaggtctgggctgggcatggctgGGGGTGCTGGCTTCTGTCTCTGTCTGGGTGTGGCTACAGGGCCCTGGTGAGGGCTGCCCACCTCAGGAATGGGGAACTGAGTGGGCTCAGGGGCCTCATCACGGCCAAAGTCGATCATCGTCCCGCACTTGGCCATATTGTCCACCCAGAAGCCTTCAAACAGCTGGCCGTGGTCCAGATGGAAGAAACGCCCCGGCCCGTTCTTCATGCCTCTCTCCCAGCAGCCCTCGTAGCGGTTCCCGTTCTCTGGGGGGAAAGGACAGGGAGGTGTGGTGCAGGGTACACCAAACTAAACTAGACCCCCAGGGGTCGCTCTTCCAGAGCTCCGTGCAAATCCCAACATATTGGGAGGACAAGATGGGAGGCTCataagcccaggagatcaagaccagcctgagcaatatagtgagaccccatctctgcaaaaacaatttttaaaaaattagctgggcatggtggtgtgcacctatagtcccagctactcaggaggctggggtgggaggatggcttaagttcaggaagttaaggctgcagtgagctgagattgccccacagtactccagcctgagtgacaacctctgcctcctgagttcaaacaattctcctgtctcagcctcccaagtagctgggattataggttcgtgccaccatgcctggctaatttttttatttttgtagaaatggggtttctccatgttggccaggctggtattgaactcctgacctcaggtgatccacccgcctcggcctctgaaagtgctgggattacaggcaggagacaccgcgcccagtctgtttttattcttttaattatttttaaatgttttttaaaatttttttcagatggaatttcgctcttgtagcccaggctggaatgcaatggcccagtcttggctcaccgcaaccttggtctcccgggttcaagcgattctcctgcctcagcctcctgagtacctgggattacaggtgcccaccaccacacccagctaatttttgtatttttaatatagatggggtttctccatgttggtcaggctgatctcaatctcctgaccttatgatctgcccgtctctgcctcccaaagctctgggattacaggtgtgagccactgcgcccggcctttttttaaaaattgagatataagTTCATATAACATAAGTTGACCATTTtgaagtgtatagttcagtggcatttatTACATTCACAATGCTGTGCAACCATTACCTCTATCTACTTTCAAAACGTTTTagtcaccccaaaaggaaaccccgtGCCCATTAAGCAGCCATTCCCCACACCCGCTAACGTCACCATTCCCATAGTCCTAGGCAACCAttagtctattttctgtctctatgtgtTCTAAAAATTTCATACAAATAGAATCATatatatgtgaccttttgtgactGAGGGGAGGGATAGGGTCCTCTTCCTCTCTTGTCCCACATTGACACAAGGGCCAGTGTGGGACAAGAGTGTGGGGTGTGGCCTGTCTCTGTGGGACCAGATGGGCGTGGCCAGCTCGCTGCCGGGGGCGTGGTCATGTGGGCGGGGCCGGCGGGGGCGGGGTACTCACTCAGGCGCAGCATGCCGTCCCCGTTGGGCTTGTCGTTTTCCCACTGTCCCTCGTAGATGTCGCCGTTGCTGTAGTACATGCGGCCCCACCCGCTGCGCTGGCTGCCACACCACTCACCCTCATAATACTCCTTGGGTCCGAAAAACTGGATCCCATAACCCTGAAACCACCAAGATGCTACTACTCAGGCTCCCCCACCCGCCAAACCAAGAAAGCCTGCTGTCCTCCCAGGCACCCCCAGAGCCACACGCCCcagcttcttccttcttcctcagccCTACGTCCAAGCGGAGGGTCGTGTTTTAGCGGAGGAtcgtgtcttctttttttttttttttttgagatagagccccgctctgtcacccaggctagagtgcagtggtgtgatctcggctcactgtaacctctgcctcccgggttcaagtgattttcctgcctccgtctcccgagcagctgggattacagacacacaccaccacgtcctgccaatttttgtatttttaggagagacagggtttcaccatgttggccaggctggtcttgagctcctgacttcaagtgatccgcccgcctcagccgcccaaagtgctgggattacaggcatgagccacagtgcctgctGATAATGTCTTGAAGGATCTCCCCatgctctgtttctctctgtccctctgcaGCCGCCTCCATGCAGCTGGCCATTAAACTCCCTTCTCACTGACCTACCCTCTCTTCTCTCATCCCCACCCCACCATGCATCATGCAGCCCCTACAGCGCCAGAGGATTCTTTAAATCGCCCATCTAGGCTGActcactttaggaggctgaggtgggtggatcacttgaggtcaggagtttgagaccagcct comes from the Macaca mulatta isolate MMU2019108-1 chromosome 11, T2T-MMU8v2.0, whole genome shotgun sequence genome and includes:
- the MORN3 gene encoding MORN repeat-containing protein 3 — translated: MPVSKCPKKSESLWKGWDRKAQKNGLRRQVYAVNGDYYVGEWKDNVKHGKGTQVWKKNGAIYEGDWKFGKRDGYGTLSLPDQQTGKCRRVYSGWWKGDKKSGYGIQFFGPKEYYEGEWCGSQRSGWGRMYYSNGDIYEGQWENDKPNGDGMLRLKNGNRYEGCWERGMKNGPGRFFHLDHGQLFEGFWVDNMAKCGTMIDFGRDEAPEPTQFPIPEVKILDPDGVLAQALAMFKKTEEGD